In a single window of the Diospyros lotus cultivar Yz01 chromosome 10, ASM1463336v1, whole genome shotgun sequence genome:
- the LOC127810982 gene encoding uncharacterized protein LOC127810982, with protein sequence MKPFDFSFMAFLRTQSLCLFFPIILFLSVPLCHSSTIHDLLKSHGLPAGLLPKAVKSFTFADSGLLEVYLDGPCLTKFDTMAFYESVIRANLTYRTLSGVEGFSQEELFLWLPVKDIVVDDPRSGLILFDIGLAHKQLSLSLFEDPPDCKRDGGVLEKIGAMGMRFEVQR encoded by the exons atgaaGCCATTTGATTTTTCATTCATGGCATTCCTCAGAACTCAGTCGCTCTGTCTCTTCTTTCCGATCATCCTTTTCCTCTCTGTCCCTCTCTGCCACTCCTCCACCATCCACGACCTCCTCAAGAGCCACGGCTTGCCGGCGGGGCTGCTCCCGAAGGCCGTGAAATCGTTCACCTTCGCCGACTCCGGCCTCCTCGAGGTCTACCTGGACGGCCCTTGCCTTACCAAGTTCGACACCATGGCCTTCTACGAGAGCGTCATCCGAGCCAATCTCACCTACCGCACCCTCTCCGGCGTCGAAGGTTTCTCCCAGGAAGAGCTTTTCCTCTGGCTCCCCGTCAAGGACATTGTCGTCGACGATCCCAGGTCCGGCCTCATCCTCTTCGACATTGGCCTCGCCCACAAGCagctctccctctccctcttcgAGGATCCCCCCGATTGCAAGCGCGACGGAG GTGTATTGGAGAAGATTGGTGCCATGGGGATGAGATTTGAAGTCCAGAGATAG